A portion of the Juglans microcarpa x Juglans regia isolate MS1-56 chromosome 1D, Jm3101_v1.0, whole genome shotgun sequence genome contains these proteins:
- the LOC121259357 gene encoding uncharacterized protein LOC121259357, which translates to MPRNEGKAKSGRKALKDVSNNNDVGRISKLMHSKKKLPEMENEDLSRKAEEDDALDRLLLVQSDLSSLTHQIDELVVQAFELKATSTQGRKAIESFTHFLSEMVSSLKPWFPRFQKVLRSPPVESENQLGQTGATQIVSSTNKVKSDAHDSTKQTKLDSLISPSPLVSWRAECTIERGRQLFLLTPLPISKTLSSKHQGPSKSVFERITTNSTAGPPTFLTISGDINDDLLEGVPIMPTPSKPSDSAVTEMENTLQSESSPMFSKRNCSMLVMTPCSKMSPPKSCVLLEPISEFSHQGNPRVRKSTPFPVGVHCSDSELSESSGGDTSQGLAFKYPELLGIQQAYKLGIGKKKVEASPDWFVSPPKTCVLLDPPNEKSLKNEIDDCQMPIASHVSNQQVNLASLKGASVRCGLQQTNKSCNQEPLGGNFAFMDSTPMWKEPESIMQRGRHAGENTLKKELWTRFEAASTHGLRFNVSVPQNTVEKGFLDLLDEASCDE; encoded by the exons ATGCCAAGGAACGAAGGGAAGGCGAAGTCGGGGAGGAAAGCACTGAAAGACGTATCTAACAACAACGATGTTGGAAGGATCTCGAAACTGATGCATTCAAAGAAGAAGTTACCGGAGATGGAGAACGAGGATCTGTCCAGGAAGGCAGAAGAAGACGACGCGCTCGACCGCCTTCTTCTCGTCCAGTCCGATCTCTCGTCTCTAACCCACCAG ATTGATGAACTTGTCGTGCAAGCATTTGAACTGAAGGCAACAAGTACACAAGGGAGGAAAGCAATTGAATCTTTTACGCATTTCTTGTCTGAAATGGTTTCCTCTTTAAAG CCATGGTTTCCCAGATTTCAGAAGGTGCTCCGCAGTCCTCCTGTGGAATCTGAGAATCAGTTGGGGCAGACTGGGGCAACTCAAATAGTTTCTTCGACTAATAAAGTTAAAAGCGATGCTCATGATAGTACAAAACAAACCAAGTTGGATTCGTTAATCTCTCCTTCCCCTCTTGTGTCATGGCGTGCTGAATGCACTATTGAGAGAGGTAGACAGCTGTTCCTACTCACACCTCTTCCCATATCAAAAACATTATCATCAAAACATCAGGGCCCATCAAAATCAGTGTTTGAAAGGATCACTACGAATTCTACTGCTGGGCCGCcaacttttttaactatttcagGGGATATAAATGATGATTTACTTGAAGGTGTACCTATAATGCCAACTCCAAGTAAGCCATCTGATTCTGCGGTGACCGAAATGGAAAACACTCTACAGTCTGAATCTTCACCTATGTTTTCAAAACGAAACTGCTCCATGCTTGTTATGACTCCATGCTCGAAAATGTCACCTCCAAAATCTTGTGTATTGCTTGAACCTATATCTGAGTTCTCTCATCAAGGTAATCCTAGGGTTCGTAAGTCCACCCCATTTCCCGTTGGAGTTCATTGCAGTGATTCAGAACTTTCTGAATCCTCTGGTGGTGATACTTCTCAGGGTCTTGCATTTAAGTATCCAGAGCTCTTAGGGATTCAACAGGCCTATAAACTAggaattggaaagaaaaaggtagAAGCATCACCTGATTGGTTTGTGTCACCACCTAAAACATGTGTCTTACTGGACCCGCCCAATGAGAAGTCATTGAAGAATGAAATTGATGACTGCCAGATGCCTATAGCTTCTCATGTTTCCAATCAGCAGGTGAACTTGGCTTCATTAAAGGGAGCCAGTGTTCGATGTGGCCTTCAGCAAACCAACAAATCTTGTAACCAGG AACCTCTTGGAGGCAATTTCGCATTCATGGACAGCACTCCAATGTGGAAGGAACCTGAAAGCATAATGCAAAGGGGCAGACATGCTGGTGAGAATACACTAAAGAAAGAGTTGTGGACAAGGTTCGAAGCAGCATCTACTCATGGGCTTCGTTTTAATGTATCGGTGCCACAAAATACTGTTGAGAAAGGGTTTCTTGATTTACTGGATGAAGCCTCTTGTGATGAGTGA
- the LOC121260374 gene encoding clavaminate synthase-like protein At3g21360, which translates to MPESETFVEMQIPHQKFYNGIQFPYVLSPNETPLSLYLLTQAIKSQKPFLESLLRKSGALLFRGFPVSTASDFNDVVEAFGFDELPYVGGGAPRTKVVGRVTTANESPPDQNIPFHHEMVQLPEFPSKLFFFCEVEPGSGGETPIVLSHIVYERMKERHPEFVGRLEEHGLVYTRVLEKEDDPSSPIGRGWKSTLLTEDKSVAEQRAAKLGMKLEWLKDDAVKTIRGPMPAIKYDKARQRNVWFNQMVFAYTVYNAGNDSGKAVTFGDGKPIPAYIINDCVNILEEESLAFPWQRGDILLLDNMAVLHSRRSSKTPRRILASLCK; encoded by the exons ATGCCGGAGTCGGAGACCTTCGTGGAAATGCAAATCCCGCATCAAAAGTTTTACAACGGAATCCAATTCCCGTACGTTCTGTCTCCCAACGAAACTCCATTATCTCTATATCTTCTCACCCAAGCCATCAAATCCCAGAAACCCTTTCTCGAATCCTTGCTCCGCAAGTCCGGCGCCTTACTCTTCAGGGGCTTCCCGGTAAGTACAGCCTCGGACTTCAACGATGTCGTTGAGGCCTTTGGTTTCGATGAGCTTCCGTACGTGGGAGGAGGCGCCCCTCGGACCAAAGTAGTCGGTCGGGTTACCACGGCAAATGAGTCCCCGCCCGACCAGAATATTCCTTTTCACCACGAAATGGTTCAG CTTCCGGAGTTTCCCTCCAAATTGTTCTTCTTCTGTGAAGTAGAGCCTGGAAGTGGGGGAGAAACTCCTATAGTTCTTAGCCACATTGTctatgaaagaatgaaagagagACACCCAGAGTTCGTTGGACGACTGGAAGAGCACGGATTGGTATATACGCGGGTATTGGAGAAAGAAGACGACCCTTCATCTCCAATCGGACGTGGATGGAAGTCTACGCTCTTGACTGAAGACAAGAGTGTGGCCGAGCAAAG GGCTGCTAAGTTGGGTATGAAGTTGGAATGGCTAAAGGATGATGCAGTTAAGACAATAAGGGGTCCAATGCCAGCTATTAAGTACGACAAGGCGAGACAGCGCAATGTTTGGTTTAACCAAATGGTTTTTGCTTATACAGTCTATAATGCAGGGAATGATTCTGGGAAAGCTGTTACCTTTGGGGATGGCAAACCTATACCAGCCTACATCATCAACGACTGTGTCAACATCCTTGAAGAGGAATCTCTAGCCTTTCCTTGGCAGAGAGGTGATATTCTTTTGCTGGACAATATGGCCGTTCTCCACTCCCGAAGATCATCCAAAACACCTCGCCGTATACTAGCTTCACTCTGCAAGTAG